In a genomic window of Erinaceus europaeus chromosome 12, mEriEur2.1, whole genome shotgun sequence:
- the IGF2BP1 gene encoding insulin-like growth factor 2 mRNA-binding protein 1, with translation MNKLYIGNLNESVTPADLEKVFAEHKISYSGQFLVKSGYAFVDCPDEHWAMKAIETFSGKVELQGKRLEIEHSVPKKQR, from the exons ATGAACAAGCTGTACATCGGCAACCTCAACGAGAGCGTGACCCCCGCCGACTTGGAGAAAGTCTTTGCGGAGCACAAGATCTCCTACAGCGGCCAGTTTTTGGTCAAGTCCGGCTATGCCTTCGTGGACTGCCCCGACGAGCACTGGGCGATGAAGGCCATCGAAACTTTCTCGG gaAAAGTAGAACTGCAAGGAAAACGCCTAGAGATTGAACACTCGGTCCCCAAAAAACAAAGGTAG